Below is a genomic region from Dehalococcoides mccartyi.
CGGCGGCAATAGCTCCGCCGGAAAGTACAAAGTGGGCTATTTTGCGGGCGGTAATAATCGCCGGAGAACCGGCAACATCTATATCTACAGCTTCGGCCAGCGGTATATAGGAAGGTTTGTTGATAACGCTCAGGCTTCGGTCCACGCCCAGGTTTTTAGCTACCAGACAGCTTAAAATATTGAATTCGTCATTTTCGGTAGTGGCTACAAAGGCATCTGCTGAAGGTACGCCCTGTTCGGTCAGAAAATCCCGGTCGGTAGGGTCTCCCCTCAGGACCACTGCTTTTTCCAGCCGGATAGCGGCTTTCTGGCTTTTTTCCTCATCAGGTTCTATCAGCTTTACATCAACGTCATGGTCTGCCAGTCCTTCGGCTACCAGCAAACCTATCTGGCTGCCGCCCAGTATGAAAACGCTATGGGCAGGGCGTTGAATAGCGCTAAACATCCGTCCCAGATAATCCATATTGTCACGTTCGGCAACTAAGTAAAGAGCATCTTCATTTTCTAAAACCAGTTCAGGTTGGGGTACGAGGAGGGCTTCTTTACGGGCGATGGAAGCGACCACGCAGGGTTTAATAAAATTTAACTCACCAAGGGTTTTACCGGCCATGGGTGAGCCTTCAATAGTAAAGTTCCGTATCTGAACCAGACCGTTAGCCAGCTGTTCCACCGGAGTCGAATAAAAACTGGACAAAATACCCAGTATCTCACGGGCCATTTCAACTTCGGGATTTATAAATACATCTATCCCCAGTGACTTGGGGCGGATAATCCGTCTGGCAGACAGGGTGGACTTGGCGGGAGGTATAAAATAACCGGTGTATTCGGAATTGCGGATTCGGGCGGCTGTAGTGGCGGCACCCATCTCTTTGGCAATGAAGCAGATAACCATATTGGTTTCGTCACGGTCTGTTACCGCTAAAACCAGATCTGCCCTTTGAACCTCGGCATCACGCAGTATGCGGGGAATGGCGGCATTGCCGAAAATAGTTTTAATGTCCAGCTGCCGGTTAAGGTATTCAACAGCTGTTTCAGACTGTTCAATAACTACCACTTCGTGGTCTTCTACGACCAGCATGGAGGCTATATTAAAACCTACCGTGCCGCCGCCGGCAATCACAATATACATTTTCTAGTCTCGCTGTTTGCTTATAGAGTTTCTGAATTGTTTCAGATGGCTTATAAGCGAACTAATCCGGCTTTTCTGTTTTCTCTCCACCCGGAAAACCTGATGATGACAATGTTCACGGCGAGAGATGGGTTTAAGTATTTCTTCTTTTAGCATATTCTCAAAAATATATTTCTATAATGGCACCTAGGTTACCTAATGGTCAAGTGTATTTTTCAGGCTTAGGCATTTTAGGCAGTTGCAGGGCTGCTGTCAAATAATAGATATTTTCAGCTTTGAGTGACATTTTAATGGTGTTTATGAGAATGAGGTTGCTGATATATTTCCAATTGGCAGGGCGTTTTGCCTGCATTAAAGCAAAATAACTCAGGGAAAGGGCTAATACATCCGTCAGGACATTTCCGGCATCGCTTAGCAGAGCTAAACTGTTAGATGCCAGCCCTCCGATAAATTCGGCGAAGAGGATAATGCTGGAAAAATAATTCCCAGTCTCAGCTTATTACTGACCGGCATGGGGTTTTCAGAGGCAATTTTATTACTTGAGATGAAGGGCATAAGTCAATAATAGCAGAATTATTATAAACCTTAGTGTTGGCGGGATTTGAGCTTTTTCTTGATTTTGACCACCCAAGACCCTATCATATATATCGTAATGAAAGAAAAAATAAATGAGATGCCGTGTTGGCATAGGAGGACAGTTGCCTAAAATCAGTATTATTCCAAGGGAGGAAAAGTTCTTTGACTTGCTTGAGATGAGTGCAAAGAACATGGTAAGTACTGCCCATGAATTAGACGAATTGGTTAATAACTGGGTAGATGTGGATGACAAAGTTGCCCGTATAGCAGATTTGGAACACGAGGGTGACAGTATTGCCCACCAGATTATAAACCTTCTCCACCGAACATTTGTTACCCCTTTTGACCGCGAAGATATTGCTTTGCTTGCTCACACTATGGATGATGTTACCGACTTTATTCATTCGGCAGCGGATTTCATGTTTATTTACAAAACCGGGCGTCCCGGTGAACGTGCCAAAGAATTAGCTGGCATTATTGTGCTGGCAGCCAAGGAAGTTTCACTGGCTGTGCCGCATCTTAGGTACAAGTCTGAGATGAAGCAGGTTATTGCCCATTGCGTAGAGATAAACCGCTTGGAAAATATGGCGGATGTGGCTTTCAGGGCAGCTTTGGGAGAGCTTTTCACGGATTCAAAGGACATGGCAAACATTATCAAGTGGCGTGAGATATTTGAACATATGGAAACGGCCACTGACAGGTGTGAAGATGTAGCCAATGTTCTTGAGGGGGTTGCTCTGAAGAATGCCTGATGCCTCGTTTATTCCTTATCTTCTTATTATTCTTTTAGCTATAGGCTTTGCTTTTGTAAACGGTACTAATGATACGGCCAATGCTATTGCCACTGTGGTAGGTACGCGTGTTTTGTCTCCACGCAAAGCCATAATAATGGCAGCGCTTGCCAATCTTGTGGGTGTTTTTACCGGTACGGCTGTTGCCCGGACTATCGGCAAAGGCATACTGGGGCCTGAGTCACTTACCTACGAAACAGTTATTGCCGGACTTGTAGCCGCAGTCATTTGGTCTACTGTGGCTACTCGCAAAGGTCTCCCGGTCAGCCTGACGCACTGTCTGGTGGCTGGTCTAGCCATGGCCGGGGTTGCTATGGCCGGGGTTGGGGCGGTAGATTGGGGCATTCTTTTAAAAATTATTGCAGCTGTGGGTATTGCCCCCATTATGGGTATGGCAGGTGGTTACCTGCTTATGGTTGCTCTGCTCTGGATATTCAGGCGGAGTGTTCCCTCCAAGACGCATGGCCTTTTTTCTCATCTGCAGATATTTTCAGCCGCTTTTATGGCTTTCAGCCACGGGCGGAGTGACGGACAGATGCCGATGGGTATTATTGCACTGGGCACGGTGCTTTATACCGGCAATGCCGGTCTCTGGGATGCGATACCTCTTTGGATTATTGTTCTTTCGGCTTTGTCCATAAGCGCCGGAACGGCTATTGGCGGCTGGAGGGTTATCCAGACAGTAGGTGTGCGGATGACCAATTTGCGGCCAATAAACGGGTTTGCGGCTGAAACTGCTGCTGCTACCGTTATCCAGATAGCCGCTTCAATCGGCATTCCTGTTTCCAGCACCCATGCCATTTCTTCGGCTATCATGGGGGTGGGAGCTACCCGCAGGCTTTCAGCAGTGCGCTGGGGTGTGGCGGGAAATATAGTGGGAGCATGGCTGCTCACCTTTCCTATTTGCGGCGCTTTAGGCTTTCTGGTAGCCGGTTTGTTTAAGCTTGTGTTCTAGAGTTCAATAGAACGGGGATGTATGCGGCAGTGTTCGGCTGCAATAATAGACATAATTTCCCGGACAGCATTATCAATCTCCCCCTCTGGGTTGACTACCACGTAGTCAAAGTCGGGGAGTTTTTCTATTTCAAGCGGGGCTGTAGCCAGCCGCCGCTTGAGGGATTCGGGTGACTCCGTCAGGCGTTGTTCCAGACGGCGGGTAAGCTCTTCCATATCCGGGGGCATCAGGAAAATAAATACCGCATTCGGGACTATTTTTTTAATGCTGGCCGCACCCTGTACGTCCACCTTTACAATAACGTCAAAACCGCGGGATAAAGCCTGCCTGATAGGTGCTTTGGGTACACCGTAAAAATTTCCGTATACATTCGCCCATTCCAGCAATTCATTCTGCCCGATAAGCTGCTGGAACTCCGAAGGTTTGATAAAATTATAGTCAACTCCCTCAGTTTCGGTTTCCCGTTTGGGGCGGGTGGTAGTAGTGACAACATAAGTCAGAGGCAGTTTACGTTCTTTCATGCGGGCCAGAACTGCATCTTTGCCTACGCCGGAAGGACCGGAAACAACTAACAGCAGGGGTTTTTCAGCCTTATTAAAGTTCCAGTTTGTCATCAACCAGCTCAGGCTTTACCGCACCGCCGCGGCTAATAGAAAGGCGTCCGGTAATGGTTTCAGGGGCAAGCGCCGCCAGTACGATATGCCCGCTGTCAGTAAATATAACCGCCTTGGTCTTGCGGCCGTTGGTCATGTCTATTAAAAAGCCTTTAGTCCGGCTTTCCTGTATAATACGTTTAATAGGGGCGGAACTGGGCGGGGAAATGGCAATAACCCTGTTCATGGCCAGAATATTGCCGAAGCCGATATGGACAAGTTCAATAAACATGCTATTTCCTTAATGCTTAATAAGGCAACCAGAGGTAAAACGCTTAATATATTATAACTTTATCAAGCTAAATTCAACTGGGTCTGGTTTGAAGTAAGGCGTCATTTAATGATAAATTATCATAGGTTTTTATATTTACCTGTAAATCGGCACTAATACTCATAGATGCTTCTGGGTTTTGTCCAGCGGTATACTGGCAAGGAGAGGTATGTATACGATTGTTGAGCGGCAGGATTTGTTGCCCAAGGTACACTTGCTGAAGATACAGGCACCTAAAGTAGCGGCTGCGGCTGCTGCCGGACAATTTGTGATTTTAAGGATTGATGCTGAGGGAGAGCGTTTCCCTCTGACTATTGCGGACTGGGACGTTAAGGCGGGCACGGTTACGGTTATTTACATGGAGATAGGGGCATCCACCCGCAAGCTGGCCAAACTGGGTGCTGGTGATGCCATACTGGATTTTGCAGGCCCTCTGGGCAAACCTACCGAGATTGAAAATTTCGGGACAGTGGTCTGCGTAAGCGGCGGCTTTGCCATGGCTACTATTGTACCCATTGCCAGGGCTATGAAAGAAGCGGGCAACCGGGTGATAAGTGTGGTGGGTGCCAGAAGCAAAGATTTGTTTTTCTGGCATGACCGCCTGGAAAAATATTCGGACGAAATGATAGTCTGCACTGATGACGGTTCTGCCGGTATCAAGGGGGTTGTTACCGAACCCCTGCGTGACCTCCTTGCCTCCAGTACTAAAGTGGACCGGGTAATAGTGATAGGCCCCAGTGTCATGATGAAATTCTGCTCAAAAACCACTCAGCCTTTCGGGGTTAAAACTATTGTGAGCCTAAACCCCATAATGATAGACGGAACGGGTATGTGCGGCTGTTGCCGGGTAAGCCTGGACGGGCAGACCCGTTTTGCCTGTGTGGACGGGCCGGAGTTTGACGGACACAAGGTAGACTGGGATGGGCTGCTGGTACGCCAGAAATCTTACGTGGCCGAAGAGGCTGTGGCCGCCGAGAGATGCCGCTGTAAGGAAGAGGGGTGCGGAAGCCATGGCTAAAGCTGGATTGAACAGAATGGATATGCCTAAACAGGCAGTTAGCGACCGTATTCAAAATTTTTCCGAAGTGGCCACCGGCTACACCCCGGCTGATGCCCATACTGAAGCTGCCCGCTGTTTGCAGTGCAAAAAGCGTTACTGCGTAGAGGGTTGTCCGGTGAATATAGATATTCCGGAATTTATTTTGGCTTTGCGGGATGGGGATATGCCTGAAGCTGCCCGTATACTTAAAAAGACCAACAGTTTACCGGGGGTCTGCGGCAGGGTATGTCCCCAGGAAACCCAGTGCGAACAGGCCTGCATACTAAATAAAAAAGAAGCCTCCATAGCTATAGGCCGTCTAGAGCGTTTTGTGGCTGACTGGGAACGTGAACATTCGGCTGAAGTTAATTTGCCTAAGAGCCTTAAACCAAAGAGCGGTAAAAAGGCGGCGGTGGTGGGTGCAGGCCCGGCCGGACTTACGGCGGCGGCTGAGCTTGCCCGTTTAGGGCATGATGTTACCATGTTAGAATCTCTGCATACGGCAGGCGGGGTGCTGATGTACGGCATACCCGAATTCCGTTTGCCCAAAAACATAGTGCAGGGTGAGATAGAATACGTAAAATCTTTGGGAGTAAAGCTGGAGTTAAACTCGGTGGCAGGGCGGCTGTTTTCTCTGGATGACCTTTTTAAGCAGGGATTTCAGGCTGTTTTTCTGGCAACCGGGGCAGGCTTGCCCCTTTTCCTGAATGTACAAGGTGAAAACCTAAGCGGGGTATATTCGGCTAACGAATTTTTGACCAGAGTCAACCTGATGAAGGCTTATAATTTTCCATCCTCAGATACGCCGGTTAAAAAGGGCAAAAAGGTGGCGGTGATTGGCGGCGGAAACGTGGCCATGGATGCCGCCCGCTGTGCCTTGCGTCTGGGGGCGGAAGAGGTAAGTATCATCTACCGCCGTTCGGAGCTGGAACTGCCGGCCCGCAAAGAGGAAGTGGACAATGCCCGCGAAGAGGGTATCAAATTTCATTTTCTGACCAGCCCTGTCCGCTTTTTGGCTAACGAACAGGGGCAGGTGCGGGCTATGGACTGCCAAAAAATGGAGCTTGGCGAACCTGACGCCAGCGGCCGTCGCCGTCCTATACCGGTGGATGGCAGTGAATTTGAAATGGATATAGATTTGGCCGTTATTGCCTTGGGTACACGCCCCAATCCACTGGTCATGCAGTCCGCCCCGGATTTGCAGGTAAACTCAAACGGTACTGTTCTGGCTGATATAAACGGACAGACTTCGCACCGGGCAGTTTGGGCCGGCGGAGATATCGTAACTGGCTCTGATACTGTTATAAGTGCTATGGGAGCGGCCAAACGTTCAGCGGTTGTTATAGACGAATATCTCAGAAGCCTTTAATTCCGGCGGCTCAGCAGTAACATAATAAATATTACCAGTACCCACTTCCAGACATACTCCAAAGGGTCAGATGTAAGTTTGATTACCAGACTCAGGTTTTGGTCAAGTGAGGCTGTAATCTGGCTGATAAAGCTGTGCCAGGCCGGTATAAAGCACAGCACCAGCATGGCAAATACATAACAGAGCAGGGCAGAGCGAAACACGTTCATACCCCAACCGCCTTTCTTTCGGGCAGAGGCTGTCTGCCTGTCTGCCGTACCGTTTTAAAGAAAAACCCCCGCCTTTGTGACGAGGGTTTGATTTGTCCACAAAGGTTGGTTTACATATAGTTCCATTCGGGAGGGGCATCTTCGCCCTGTTCGGGTTTTGCAGCTTCATTTTCAGCTGCGGGTTTTGGTTCTTCGGCCGGCTTTTCGGCTTCAGGCTGGGGGGGAGGTCCTTCGGGGAATTCAAGTTCCGTAGGAGCAGACAAATGCATACCGCTCCAATGCCAACCGTTGTCTGCCTTTTCCATAACTCCGCTTAAGTAAAAATCAAAATCCTTCTGGTTTTCCCCGTTTTTACAGGTATAGGTTACATGGGTATCCAGCCAGGCAACCGGGCCGTTGCCTTTGATAGTAGTAAACCCATATTTAAATTTTACCGGAGTGGCTTTGTCCAACAAGGTTTGCATCCAGCGTTTAAAACCATTCTGCCCAAGGCCGACATTGTCAGGGCAGGGCCCCACGGTGAGTACATTGGGTTCGCTTTCTACCAGTGCTACCAGTGCTTCCATGTCTTTGGTTTCAATGGCTTCTTTCATGGCATCCAGTACCTGGTTAATCTCTTTGCGGACTTCGGGGTCTATCTTCATGTTAAGTCTCCTTGGATATTATACGGCTCTGATACTCGGCCATTATTTTTATAGCATTTGACTGTTTCTGTCAACTGATTTTAGCTTTGGTAACTGTTAACAGACCATAACTGATAGATTGGGTATCTTCGGTTTTGATATTCAGTTTTTCAAGCAGGGCGGGCACGCCGCCGTTTTTCAGATAGTGGCGGAAATTACGGTAGTGGTCGCCGCCGGCTATACGTTCTATAGTTCTTATCACCCAGCCGGGAAAACTGGCCGGTAGGGGGCAGGTGTAGTCAGCTATCAGTATATAACCTTCGGGTTTGACCACCCGTTTCATCTCAGCCAGTATCTCCATGCGGGTTTGGGCGGGTTTGTCATGGAGTGCCAGTGTGGTAGAAGTATAATCAAAGCTGGCATCTGTAAATGGCAGGTGGCGGGCATCTGCCTCGGTAAAATAACTGGCCGCGGGTGGGGCAGGGTCATAAAGGCGGCGGGAGAGACTCAGCATATCAGGGCTGAGGTCCAACCCAAAACCTAAAATACCCCGTCTGCGGTATTCGCCTACCTGGGCACCCGAACCGGAACAAACGTCCAGCACCCGTTCGCCCGGTTTTATGCCGCCGAATTCGAGTATAAAACGTCTCACGCCCCGCAGAAAAGGGTCTATGACAGTTGAGTAGTTTATTCCCAACATAACGCAGGGGCTACTTTTTTACTGACCAGACCAGGGCGATTACCCAGCCGATAAAAGTCCAGCCGAGGAGGAAATTCAGCAGGAAGATGGCCAGAGTATTGCGGCGGTGATTGGCTAGGGAGATTATGGTAGGCAGGAAATAAAATGCCAGACTGATTGCAAAAGAGATAAGCCCGAAAATTCCGCCAAAGAAAAAATCAAACACTTTAATACTCCTTGATAATTTAAAATAGTTATTATGAAAAGATTAGCCTAAAGAAGGGTTATTTACAAGACAGGGGGCAGCTTTTGACCGGAGCGGCGTTTCGGGCTGTTATTTCGGTTGAGTTCGGGATATTATAAAAATATGGATACTGAACAGTTTAAGCACATAGTAGCCGAAGCAGTGGATAGCCTGCCGGAGGAATTTTTAGAGTTGCTGGATAATGTTGAAATAATGGTGGCTGACCGCCCCAGCCGTATCCAGCGCCGTAATCTGGATATGCACCGGGGTGAAGAGCTGCTGGGACTTTACGAGGGCGTTCCCCTGACCGAACGCCATGCCTCTTATGGTATGGTTACCCCTGACCGCATTACTATATTCCGGCTAGCCATACTGGATATGGTTAAGACTGAAGAAGACATAAAAAATGAAGTCCGGCGGGTGGTCAAGCACGAAGTTGCCCACCACTTCGGCATAAGTGACGAACGGCTGGAGGAAATGGGCGGCCCGGTTTAGGTTTCA
It encodes:
- the trkA gene encoding Trk system potassium transporter TrkA; the protein is MYIVIAGGGTVGFNIASMLVVEDHEVVVIEQSETAVEYLNRQLDIKTIFGNAAIPRILRDAEVQRADLVLAVTDRDETNMVICFIAKEMGAATTAARIRNSEYTGYFIPPAKSTLSARRIIRPKSLGIDVFINPEVEMAREILGILSSFYSTPVEQLANGLVQIRNFTIEGSPMAGKTLGELNFIKPCVVASIARKEALLVPQPELVLENEDALYLVAERDNMDYLGRMFSAIQRPAHSVFILGGSQIGLLVAEGLADHDVDVKLIEPDEEKSQKAAIRLEKAVVLRGDPTDRDFLTEQGVPSADAFVATTENDEFNILSCLVAKNLGVDRSLSVINKPSYIPLAEAVDIDVAGSPAIITARKIAHFVLSGGAIAAALLESGQLEAVEFVVSPQASIINQKVNQLDIPKEATIGAVVQNNQVIIPPDEAVIHAGDHVIVVSQLNVLHDVEKLFK
- a CDS encoding DUF47 domain-containing protein; amino-acid sequence: MPKISIIPREEKFFDLLEMSAKNMVSTAHELDELVNNWVDVDDKVARIADLEHEGDSIAHQIINLLHRTFVTPFDREDIALLAHTMDDVTDFIHSAADFMFIYKTGRPGERAKELAGIIVLAAKEVSLAVPHLRYKSEMKQVIAHCVEINRLENMADVAFRAALGELFTDSKDMANIIKWREIFEHMETATDRCEDVANVLEGVALKNA
- a CDS encoding inorganic phosphate transporter, producing MPDASFIPYLLIILLAIGFAFVNGTNDTANAIATVVGTRVLSPRKAIIMAALANLVGVFTGTAVARTIGKGILGPESLTYETVIAGLVAAVIWSTVATRKGLPVSLTHCLVAGLAMAGVAMAGVGAVDWGILLKIIAAVGIAPIMGMAGGYLLMVALLWIFRRSVPSKTHGLFSHLQIFSAAFMAFSHGRSDGQMPMGIIALGTVLYTGNAGLWDAIPLWIIVLSALSISAGTAIGGWRVIQTVGVRMTNLRPINGFAAETAAATVIQIAASIGIPVSSTHAISSAIMGVGATRRLSAVRWGVAGNIVGAWLLTFPICGALGFLVAGLFKLVF
- a CDS encoding guanylate kinase, with the protein product MTNWNFNKAEKPLLLVVSGPSGVGKDAVLARMKERKLPLTYVVTTTTRPKRETETEGVDYNFIKPSEFQQLIGQNELLEWANVYGNFYGVPKAPIRQALSRGFDVIVKVDVQGAASIKKIVPNAVFIFLMPPDMEELTRRLEQRLTESPESLKRRLATAPLEIEKLPDFDYVVVNPEGEIDNAVREIMSIIAAEHCRIHPRSIEL
- a CDS encoding DUF370 domain-containing protein, coding for MFIELVHIGFGNILAMNRVIAISPPSSAPIKRIIQESRTKGFLIDMTNGRKTKAVIFTDSGHIVLAALAPETITGRLSISRGGAVKPELVDDKLEL
- a CDS encoding sulfide/dihydroorotate dehydrogenase-like FAD/NAD-binding protein; the encoded protein is MYTIVERQDLLPKVHLLKIQAPKVAAAAAAGQFVILRIDAEGERFPLTIADWDVKAGTVTVIYMEIGASTRKLAKLGAGDAILDFAGPLGKPTEIENFGTVVCVSGGFAMATIVPIARAMKEAGNRVISVVGARSKDLFFWHDRLEKYSDEMIVCTDDGSAGIKGVVTEPLRDLLASSTKVDRVIVIGPSVMMKFCSKTTQPFGVKTIVSLNPIMIDGTGMCGCCRVSLDGQTRFACVDGPEFDGHKVDWDGLLVRQKSYVAEEAVAAERCRCKEEGCGSHG
- the gltA gene encoding NADPH-dependent glutamate synthase; this encodes MAKAGLNRMDMPKQAVSDRIQNFSEVATGYTPADAHTEAARCLQCKKRYCVEGCPVNIDIPEFILALRDGDMPEAARILKKTNSLPGVCGRVCPQETQCEQACILNKKEASIAIGRLERFVADWEREHSAEVNLPKSLKPKSGKKAAVVGAGPAGLTAAAELARLGHDVTMLESLHTAGGVLMYGIPEFRLPKNIVQGEIEYVKSLGVKLELNSVAGRLFSLDDLFKQGFQAVFLATGAGLPLFLNVQGENLSGVYSANEFLTRVNLMKAYNFPSSDTPVKKGKKVAVIGGGNVAMDAARCALRLGAEEVSIIYRRSELELPARKEEVDNAREEGIKFHFLTSPVRFLANEQGQVRAMDCQKMELGEPDASGRRRPIPVDGSEFEMDIDLAVIALGTRPNPLVMQSAPDLQVNSNGTVLADINGQTSHRAVWAGGDIVTGSDTVISAMGAAKRSAVVIDEYLRSL
- a CDS encoding nuclear transport factor 2 family protein, giving the protein MKIDPEVRKEINQVLDAMKEAIETKDMEALVALVESEPNVLTVGPCPDNVGLGQNGFKRWMQTLLDKATPVKFKYGFTTIKGNGPVAWLDTHVTYTCKNGENQKDFDFYLSGVMEKADNGWHWSGMHLSAPTELEFPEGPPPQPEAEKPAEEPKPAAENEAAKPEQGEDAPPEWNYM
- a CDS encoding class I SAM-dependent methyltransferase, whose product is MLGINYSTVIDPFLRGVRRFILEFGGIKPGERVLDVCSGSGAQVGEYRRRGILGFGLDLSPDMLSLSRRLYDPAPPAASYFTEADARHLPFTDASFDYTSTTLALHDKPAQTRMEILAEMKRVVKPEGYILIADYTCPLPASFPGWVIRTIERIAGGDHYRNFRHYLKNGGVPALLEKLNIKTEDTQSISYGLLTVTKAKIS
- a CDS encoding superinfection immunity protein, whose translation is MFDFFFGGIFGLISFAISLAFYFLPTIISLANHRRNTLAIFLLNFLLGWTFIGWVIALVWSVKK
- a CDS encoding metallopeptidase family protein; amino-acid sequence: MDTEQFKHIVAEAVDSLPEEFLELLDNVEIMVADRPSRIQRRNLDMHRGEELLGLYEGVPLTERHASYGMVTPDRITIFRLAILDMVKTEEDIKNEVRRVVKHEVAHHFGISDERLEEMGGPV